From Nocardioides daedukensis, the proteins below share one genomic window:
- a CDS encoding penicillin-binding transpeptidase domain-containing protein, protein MRTPVVLGASLLLALPTASCSLLGDDGDPQATADMLAAALSAKDLADVPFTGARPDEEFTAVVDGLGDSGAKVDADVGDVEDDNTTASLTWTWDLGGAQWKYDATAHLTRVDDEWKVVWAPSLVEPSLKDGEELSLDTLQAKRGEILAGDKEPIVTDRDVLKLGLDKTKIKKSQVASSAKAIANALDIDQAAYVKRAEAAGDKAFVEALVMRAEDARTQLDASYEEIPGAVSLGSQMPLAPTRTFAAPLLGTVGPVTAEIVKKSKGRLAPGDTAGLSGLQARYDEKLAGQHGIQVEAVNATGEERELFSQDPEDGEPLELTLDIDLQTKAEQVLADTKPASAIVVLDPQTGRVLAAASGPGGNGQNTATAARYAPGSTFKVVTALALLRNGLTPQSMVDCSATVVVDGKTFKNYDDYPSSSLGKVTLGEAFAQSCNTALIDERDKLGTDDLTEAAAALGLGVDHDLGFPAYFGQVPPASGETEKAADQIGQGKVLASPLAMAAVAASVRSGRTVLPSLITGHKVSQEAPKKPLTNDEATQLRALMRSVVTEGSGRFLADIPGEVGAKTGTAEYGTAKGGKLPTHTWMLGTTDKFAVAVFVEIGESGSQTAGPLLEQMLR, encoded by the coding sequence ATGCGCACACCAGTGGTTCTCGGAGCATCTCTCCTGCTGGCCCTGCCCACCGCCTCCTGCAGCCTGCTCGGCGACGACGGTGATCCACAGGCGACGGCCGACATGTTGGCCGCGGCTCTCTCGGCGAAGGATCTGGCGGACGTGCCGTTCACCGGTGCTCGTCCGGACGAGGAGTTCACGGCCGTCGTCGACGGTCTCGGCGATTCAGGGGCGAAGGTGGACGCCGACGTCGGCGACGTCGAGGACGACAACACCACCGCGAGCCTGACCTGGACCTGGGACCTGGGTGGGGCCCAGTGGAAGTACGACGCCACCGCGCACCTGACCCGTGTCGACGACGAGTGGAAGGTGGTCTGGGCACCCAGCCTGGTCGAGCCCTCCCTGAAGGACGGCGAGGAGCTCTCACTCGACACCCTCCAGGCCAAGCGCGGCGAGATCCTGGCCGGTGACAAGGAGCCGATCGTCACCGACCGCGACGTGCTCAAGCTCGGCCTCGACAAGACCAAGATCAAGAAGAGCCAGGTTGCCAGCAGCGCCAAGGCCATCGCCAACGCCCTCGACATCGACCAGGCCGCCTATGTGAAGAGGGCCGAGGCAGCAGGCGACAAGGCGTTCGTGGAGGCACTGGTGATGCGGGCCGAGGACGCCCGGACCCAGCTCGACGCCTCCTACGAGGAGATCCCGGGCGCGGTCTCCCTGGGCTCCCAGATGCCGCTCGCGCCGACCCGGACGTTCGCCGCACCACTGCTCGGCACCGTGGGACCGGTGACCGCCGAGATCGTGAAGAAGTCCAAGGGACGACTCGCACCCGGCGACACGGCCGGGCTCTCGGGGCTCCAGGCACGGTATGACGAGAAGCTGGCCGGGCAGCACGGCATCCAGGTCGAAGCCGTCAATGCCACCGGTGAGGAGCGTGAGCTCTTCAGCCAGGACCCCGAGGACGGCGAGCCGCTCGAGCTGACCCTCGACATCGACCTGCAGACCAAGGCCGAGCAGGTCCTGGCAGACACCAAGCCGGCCAGCGCGATCGTGGTCCTCGATCCGCAGACCGGCAGGGTCCTCGCCGCTGCCAGTGGCCCCGGCGGCAATGGCCAGAACACCGCGACTGCCGCCCGCTATGCGCCCGGCTCGACGTTCAAGGTCGTCACCGCACTGGCGCTGCTGCGCAACGGCCTGACCCCGCAGTCGATGGTGGACTGCTCGGCGACCGTGGTGGTGGACGGCAAGACGTTCAAGAACTACGACGACTATCCCTCGAGCTCGCTCGGCAAGGTGACGCTCGGTGAGGCGTTCGCGCAGTCCTGCAACACCGCCCTGATCGACGAGCGCGACAAGCTCGGCACCGATGACCTCACCGAGGCGGCGGCCGCCCTGGGCCTGGGCGTCGACCACGACCTCGGGTTCCCGGCCTACTTCGGTCAGGTGCCGCCCGCGAGCGGCGAGACCGAGAAGGCCGCGGACCAGATCGGCCAGGGCAAGGTCCTGGCCTCCCCGCTGGCGATGGCTGCCGTCGCCGCCTCGGTCCGCTCCGGTCGCACCGTGCTGCCGAGCCTGATCACCGGGCACAAGGTCAGCCAGGAGGCGCCGAAGAAGCCGCTGACGAACGACGAGGCCACCCAGCTCCGTGCGCTGATGCGTAGCGTGGTCACCGAGGGTTCGGGCCGCTTCCTGGCCGACATCCCCGGCGAGGTCGGCGCCAAGACCGGCACCGCCGAATATGGCACCGCCAAGGGCGGCAAGCTGCCCACCCACACCTGGATGCTCGGCACCACTGACAAGTTCGCGGTCGCGGTCTTCGTCGAGATCGGCGAGTCCGGCTCGCAGACGGCCGGACCGCTGCTCGAGCAGATGCTGCGTTGA
- a CDS encoding YnfA family protein, translating to MTITRSLLLFALAAVAEIGGAWLIWQGVREHRGWVWIGAGVLALGAYGFVATLQPDANFGRILAAYGGVFVAGSLAWGMVVDGFKPDRYDVAGALICLVGVAVIMYAPRVD from the coding sequence GTGACGATCACGAGGTCGCTGCTGCTCTTCGCGCTCGCGGCGGTGGCCGAGATCGGCGGAGCCTGGTTGATCTGGCAGGGGGTGCGCGAGCACCGTGGTTGGGTCTGGATCGGTGCCGGCGTGCTGGCGCTCGGTGCGTACGGATTCGTCGCGACTCTGCAGCCGGACGCGAACTTCGGGCGCATCCTCGCGGCGTACGGCGGTGTCTTCGTGGCCGGTTCGCTCGCCTGGGGGATGGTGGTCGACGGCTTCAAGCCAGATCGGTATGACGTCGCCGGGGCGTTGATCTGCCTCGTCGGGGTCGCGGTGATCATGTATGCGCCGCGGGTGGACTAA
- a CDS encoding GTP pyrophosphokinase family protein codes for MTISSPLGEISSLEEFHALSGQLTRFLMEYKFGIDEVTTKISILQEEFAHLHDYNPIEHVLSRVKSPESIFDKMQRRGVPSTLEDIREQITDIAGVRVTCSFTSDVYRVFDLLSGQPDLKVVQVEDYIVDPKPNGYRSLHALVEIPVHLSDRVVQVTVELQIRTVAMDFWASLEHKIYYKYRTAVPTELLRELKDAAETAASLDAQMERLHGAAKDQA; via the coding sequence GTGACCATCAGCAGCCCGCTCGGCGAGATCAGCAGTCTCGAGGAGTTCCACGCCCTCAGCGGACAGCTGACCCGATTCCTGATGGAGTACAAGTTCGGCATCGACGAGGTCACCACCAAGATCTCGATCCTGCAGGAGGAGTTCGCCCACCTGCACGACTACAACCCGATCGAGCACGTGCTCTCGAGGGTGAAGTCGCCGGAGAGCATCTTCGACAAGATGCAGCGTCGTGGCGTGCCGAGCACGCTTGAGGACATCCGCGAGCAGATAACCGACATTGCCGGCGTCCGGGTCACCTGCAGCTTCACCTCGGACGTCTATCGGGTCTTCGACCTGCTCTCGGGGCAGCCCGACCTGAAGGTGGTCCAGGTCGAGGACTACATCGTCGACCCGAAGCCGAACGGCTATCGCAGCCTGCATGCGCTGGTCGAGATCCCGGTGCACCTCTCGGACCGGGTGGTGCAGGTGACCGTCGAGCTGCAGATCCGCACGGTCGCGATGGACTTCTGGGCCAGCCTCGAGCACAAGATCTACTACAAATATCGCACCGCGGTTCCCACCGAGCTGTTGCGCGAGCTCAAGGACGCGGCCGAGACCGCGGCCAGCCTGGACGCACAGATGGAGCGGCTGCACGGCGCGGCCAAGGACCAGGCGTGA
- a CDS encoding sugar O-acetyltransferase, producing MTRSMKDKMLAGEHYLADDPELIEMLTTSQGHMDRYNATASSDHEGQRAILVEWLGSVGEGVSIRPPFRVDYGTNIHVGDRVFANYGLVALDCCEITIGDDCQFGPNVQILTPLHPLEAGPRRDRWEYAAPISIGANVWVGGGAMILPGVTIGDNAVIGSGSVVTRDIPDNALAVGNPARVVRDLAES from the coding sequence ATGACTCGCTCGATGAAGGACAAGATGCTCGCCGGTGAGCACTACCTCGCCGACGATCCCGAGCTGATCGAGATGCTCACGACCAGCCAGGGCCACATGGACCGCTACAACGCGACGGCGTCCTCGGACCATGAGGGGCAGCGCGCGATCCTGGTCGAGTGGCTCGGGTCGGTGGGCGAGGGCGTCAGCATCCGGCCGCCGTTCCGGGTGGACTACGGCACCAACATCCACGTCGGCGACCGGGTCTTCGCCAACTATGGCCTGGTCGCGCTGGACTGCTGCGAGATCACCATCGGCGACGACTGCCAGTTCGGGCCCAACGTGCAGATCCTGACGCCGCTGCACCCGTTGGAGGCCGGGCCGCGGCGCGACAGGTGGGAGTACGCCGCCCCGATCAGCATCGGCGCGAACGTCTGGGTCGGCGGTGGAGCGATGATCCTGCCTGGCGTCACCATCGGCGACAACGCCGTGATCGGGTCCGGGTCGGTGGTCACCCGAGACATCCCGGACAACGCCCTGGCGGTCGGAAACCCGGCCCGGGTGGTCAGGGATCTGGCCGAGTCCTGA
- a CDS encoding NAD(P)-dependent alcohol dehydrogenase — protein sequence MTTTTALQATTAGAPFEVAEIPLRELRDDDVLIDIKFAGICHSDIHQVREEWGKAIFPMTPGHEIAGVVSAVGAGVTKHKVGDRVGVGCMVDSCGECEFCKDGQEQFCLKGAVMTYNGRGYDGEATRGGYAQQVPVSERFVCSIPEGVGLDEAAPLLCAGITTWSPLKRWGVGPGSKVAVVGLGGLGHMGVKFAVALGADVTVLSRSDAKAGDSKALGAKAHVATADPAALKSLRGTFDVILNTVSADVDVNRYVSALKPLGVFVNVGMPPSPWALRPSSVVGGSRVVAGSNIGGIPETQEMLEFCAANGIGASIETISAAEVDGAYERVVAGDVRYRFVIDTATLSKPI from the coding sequence ATGACGACCACAACTGCCCTGCAGGCCACCACCGCCGGAGCCCCGTTCGAAGTGGCGGAGATCCCGCTGCGCGAGCTGCGCGACGACGATGTGCTCATCGACATCAAGTTCGCCGGCATCTGCCACTCCGACATCCACCAGGTCCGCGAGGAGTGGGGCAAGGCGATCTTCCCGATGACCCCCGGCCACGAGATCGCCGGCGTGGTCTCGGCCGTCGGAGCGGGCGTGACCAAGCACAAGGTCGGCGACCGGGTCGGCGTCGGCTGCATGGTCGACTCCTGCGGCGAGTGCGAGTTCTGCAAGGACGGCCAGGAGCAGTTCTGCCTCAAGGGCGCGGTGATGACCTACAACGGTCGCGGCTATGACGGTGAGGCCACCCGCGGCGGCTATGCCCAGCAGGTGCCGGTCTCGGAGCGCTTCGTGTGCAGCATCCCCGAGGGCGTCGGCCTCGACGAGGCAGCACCCCTGCTCTGCGCCGGGATCACCACCTGGTCGCCGCTGAAGCGCTGGGGAGTCGGGCCCGGCTCGAAGGTCGCCGTCGTCGGCCTCGGCGGGCTCGGCCACATGGGCGTGAAGTTCGCGGTCGCCCTCGGTGCCGACGTCACGGTCCTGTCCCGCTCGGATGCCAAGGCCGGGGACTCCAAGGCCCTTGGCGCCAAGGCACACGTCGCCACCGCCGACCCGGCCGCGCTGAAGTCACTGCGCGGCACCTTCGACGTCATCCTGAACACGGTGAGTGCTGATGTCGACGTGAACCGCTACGTCTCGGCACTCAAGCCACTCGGTGTCTTCGTCAACGTGGGCATGCCGCCCTCGCCGTGGGCCCTGCGGCCGTCATCGGTGGTCGGCGGGTCCCGGGTGGTGGCCGGATCGAACATCGGTGGCATCCCCGAGACCCAGGAGATGCTCGAGTTCTGTGCCGCGAACGGGATCGGTGCCAGCATCGAGACGATCTCGGCTGCCGAGGTGGACGGTGCCTATGAGCGCGTCGTTGCCGGCGACGTCCGGTATCGGTTCGTGATCGACACGGCGACGCTCAGCAAGCCGATCTGA
- a CDS encoding LysE/ArgO family amino acid transporter, with protein MPSSFSSQMLSSGGLGLAAGLSLIVAIGVQNAFVLRQGIRQEHVGAVVAVCAVSDAVLITAGIAGLGAVVEQADGVLRWLTWFGAAFLIGYGLLAVRRALRPSAGLEAERAATTTSVAAAVSTALALTWLNPHVYLDTVVLLGSIGNGEGPSGRWWFAGGAVLASLLWFTILGYGARLLAGFMSRPSSWRILDGLVALVMLTLGVLLLVRG; from the coding sequence GTGCCCTCCTCGTTCAGCTCCCAGATGCTCAGCTCCGGCGGCCTCGGTCTCGCCGCCGGCCTCTCGCTGATCGTCGCCATCGGCGTCCAGAACGCCTTCGTGCTGCGCCAGGGCATCCGCCAGGAACACGTCGGTGCGGTGGTCGCGGTCTGTGCGGTCTCCGACGCGGTGTTGATCACCGCCGGCATCGCCGGGCTGGGCGCGGTCGTCGAGCAGGCGGACGGCGTACTGCGTTGGCTGACCTGGTTCGGTGCGGCCTTCCTGATCGGCTACGGGCTCCTGGCCGTACGCCGTGCGCTGCGGCCGAGTGCCGGGCTCGAGGCGGAACGGGCAGCGACGACGACGAGCGTCGCCGCTGCGGTCTCGACCGCGCTGGCGCTGACCTGGCTGAACCCGCACGTCTATCTCGACACCGTGGTGCTGCTCGGATCGATCGGGAACGGCGAGGGGCCGTCCGGGCGATGGTGGTTCGCGGGCGGCGCAGTCCTGGCCAGCCTGCTCTGGTTCACGATCCTGGGCTACGGGGCGCGGCTGCTGGCCGGATTCATGTCACGCCCCTCGTCGTGGCGGATCCTCGACGGGCTGGTGGCCCTGGTGATGCTGACCCTCGGCGTGCTGTTGCTGGTCCGCGGCTGA
- a CDS encoding LysR family transcriptional regulator ArgP, which yields MDVDALHLKTLAAIVDEGSLERAAVALVITPSAVSQRLKAMERQVGRILLQRTRPPQPTASGEILLRMARQIAALERDAIDQLGLGTGPSEIPLVINADSLATWAMSALAPLATDGRIILDIHREDEAHSTTLLRSGTVMAAVTSTPDPVQGCVVDRLGAMRYRAVATPDFVARWFPEGANAASVATAPTMDFDRNDDLQNKFIARLTRRPVSPPRHHVPGSDQFAEAVRRGMGWAMLPDLQTVEDRATGTLVEIGARPVIDVPLFWQRWRLDSPVLAEVTAAIREGAASALR from the coding sequence ATGGACGTCGACGCTCTCCATCTCAAGACGCTCGCCGCGATCGTGGACGAGGGGTCGCTCGAGCGCGCTGCCGTCGCGCTGGTGATCACACCTTCCGCAGTCAGCCAACGTCTCAAGGCGATGGAACGCCAGGTCGGTCGCATCCTCTTGCAGCGGACCCGACCCCCGCAGCCGACCGCCTCCGGCGAGATCTTGTTGCGGATGGCCCGGCAGATCGCCGCGCTCGAGCGTGACGCGATCGACCAGCTGGGGCTGGGCACCGGACCGTCCGAGATCCCACTGGTCATCAACGCCGACTCGCTCGCCACCTGGGCGATGTCGGCACTCGCGCCGCTCGCCACCGACGGCCGGATCATCCTCGACATCCACCGCGAGGACGAGGCGCACTCGACCACGTTGCTGCGCTCCGGCACGGTGATGGCGGCGGTCACCTCCACTCCCGACCCGGTGCAGGGCTGCGTCGTCGATCGACTCGGCGCGATGCGCTACCGGGCGGTGGCGACGCCGGACTTCGTCGCGCGCTGGTTCCCCGAGGGCGCCAACGCCGCATCTGTCGCGACTGCCCCGACGATGGACTTCGACCGCAACGACGACCTGCAGAACAAGTTCATCGCACGTCTCACCCGACGCCCCGTCTCGCCGCCGCGCCACCATGTGCCCGGCTCGGATCAGTTCGCAGAGGCAGTACGTCGTGGCATGGGGTGGGCGATGTTGCCCGACCTCCAGACCGTCGAGGACCGCGCCACCGGCACCCTGGTCGAGATCGGAGCGCGACCGGTCATCGACGTACCGCTGTTCTGGCAGCGGTGGCGCCTGGACTCACCCGTCCTGGCCGAGGTGACCGCCGCGATCCGGGAGGGCGCGGCATCCGCACTGCGGTGA
- a CDS encoding MFS transporter, translating to MTSDPHAMTISSFWAALPRPARWLLCSTVFQVLGRGLTLPFTVIYLHEVRGLTLDVAGSLMALAFAIALLLTPVAGNLTDRLGARIMVIIGSGAQSIGVAILAFAEDVPTVIAAMFFIGICNAGGWGAFNVLISSLVDGPVRVQYFGINFALVNLGIGLGGVVGGIFIDVSRPKTFTTIFLIDAVCMLIPIALMLGPLRHVHGRSETPEEEIGVKVSYLSILRRPGVPHLFAIGLIFAFIGYGQMEAGFPAFAREVSEVSTRVIGWAFAVNTVVIVAFQFFVLRKIHGRRRTRVVVLMAAIWAASWLILGATGAFSGTITAAAMVLVFHALFASGETLLQPTLPAITNDLAPAHLRGRYNALSSGSFQLGAVLAPLVAGFMLRHELNSAFIGLLVAGCAGLAVVAIGLERRISPEVNGVGPRAEPVRVPTSAPLQVEDPTV from the coding sequence GTGACCTCGGACCCGCATGCCATGACCATCTCCTCGTTCTGGGCGGCGCTGCCGAGGCCGGCCCGCTGGCTGCTCTGCTCGACGGTCTTCCAGGTGCTCGGCCGCGGGCTCACCCTGCCGTTCACGGTGATCTACCTGCACGAGGTGCGCGGGCTGACCCTGGACGTGGCGGGGTCGCTGATGGCCCTCGCCTTCGCGATCGCGCTGCTCCTCACCCCGGTGGCCGGCAACCTCACCGACCGCCTCGGCGCGCGGATCATGGTGATCATCGGCAGTGGCGCGCAGTCGATCGGGGTGGCGATCCTGGCCTTCGCCGAGGATGTGCCGACCGTGATCGCGGCGATGTTCTTCATCGGCATCTGCAACGCCGGCGGCTGGGGCGCGTTCAACGTGCTGATCTCGTCGCTGGTCGACGGGCCGGTGCGGGTGCAATATTTCGGGATCAACTTCGCCCTGGTGAACCTGGGCATCGGGCTCGGCGGCGTGGTGGGCGGCATCTTCATCGACGTGTCGCGTCCCAAGACGTTCACGACGATCTTCCTCATCGACGCGGTCTGCATGCTGATCCCGATCGCGCTGATGCTCGGCCCACTCCGCCACGTGCACGGCCGCAGCGAGACCCCGGAGGAGGAGATCGGCGTCAAGGTCAGCTATCTCTCGATCCTGCGCCGTCCCGGCGTGCCGCACCTGTTCGCGATCGGGCTCATCTTCGCGTTCATCGGCTACGGGCAGATGGAGGCGGGCTTCCCGGCCTTCGCGCGCGAGGTCAGTGAGGTCTCCACGCGAGTGATCGGGTGGGCGTTCGCGGTCAACACGGTGGTGATCGTCGCCTTCCAGTTCTTCGTGCTGCGCAAGATCCACGGTCGCCGGCGCACCCGGGTGGTCGTGCTGATGGCGGCGATCTGGGCCGCCTCCTGGCTGATCCTCGGCGCCACGGGCGCCTTCTCCGGCACCATCACCGCGGCCGCGATGGTGCTGGTCTTCCACGCGCTCTTCGCCAGCGGGGAGACCCTGCTCCAGCCCACCCTGCCGGCGATCACCAACGACCTGGCCCCGGCGCACCTGCGGGGTCGCTACAACGCGCTGTCGTCCGGCTCGTTCCAGCTCGGTGCGGTGCTCGCGCCCCTGGTGGCCGGGTTCATGCTGCGCCACGAGCTGAACTCCGCCTTCATCGGACTGCTCGTCGCCGGTTGTGCGGGGCTGGCAGTGGTGGCGATCGGTCTCGAGCGCAGGATCTCCCCGGAGGTCAACGGCGTCGGGCCGCGTGCCGAGCCGGTGCGGGTGCCGACCTCCGCGCCGCTGCAGGTCGAGGATCCGACGGTCTGA
- a CDS encoding glycoside hydrolase family 25 protein has product MRYAVLLAAALSSGLVLAGCGGQDAPVAVQPGERATPTVSATPTVRPSASPTSSPTGSRDRKGIDVSQHQGDIDWERVAADGVEFAYLKATEGSGFSDPRFVSNARAAKAAGIEVGAYHYYTLCAAPEPQAAHFVSTITGATDLAPVVDLELIGNCDPPPDPVLLQKQVQRFIALVEEASEERVVVYFHPGFEAFYSMVAEFDRPLWVRRVGTVPPPGEWHIWQRNDRGTVDGIDGPVDLNLMRNR; this is encoded by the coding sequence ATGAGGTACGCCGTACTGCTGGCGGCTGCCCTGTCTTCTGGCCTGGTTCTCGCCGGGTGTGGTGGCCAGGATGCGCCGGTCGCGGTGCAGCCGGGTGAGCGGGCGACACCCACGGTGAGCGCCACGCCGACGGTGCGGCCGAGTGCCTCTCCCACCAGTTCCCCCACCGGCTCGCGGGACCGGAAGGGCATCGACGTCTCGCAGCACCAGGGCGACATCGACTGGGAGCGGGTGGCCGCGGACGGGGTCGAGTTCGCCTATCTCAAGGCGACCGAGGGCAGCGGGTTCAGCGACCCACGCTTCGTGAGCAACGCGCGCGCCGCGAAGGCGGCCGGGATCGAGGTCGGGGCCTATCACTACTACACGCTCTGTGCGGCGCCCGAGCCGCAGGCCGCGCACTTCGTCTCCACGATCACCGGTGCCACTGACTTGGCGCCGGTGGTCGACCTGGAGCTGATCGGCAACTGCGACCCGCCCCCGGACCCGGTGCTCCTGCAGAAGCAGGTGCAGAGGTTCATCGCCCTGGTGGAGGAGGCGAGCGAGGAGCGGGTCGTCGTCTACTTCCACCCCGGCTTCGAGGCGTTCTACTCGATGGTGGCGGAGTTCGACCGCCCGCTGTGGGTGCGCCGGGTGGGCACGGTGCCGCCGCCGGGCGAGTGGCACATCTGGCAGCGCAACGACCGCGGCACGGTCGACGGGATCGACGGCCCGGTCGACCTCAATCTGATGCGTAATCGATAA
- a CDS encoding MmcQ/YjbR family DNA-binding protein codes for MTHPVMFDDDDPLLIRLRGVVLGFPGAEEYVSHGRPNFRVKKNFAVFGGGEKIDGGHRRVDSALLVKVEESEREALDQDPRFFSPMYYGPFGWRALDLADPETDWDEVGELVDASYRLTAPKRMIAELDAR; via the coding sequence ATGACCCACCCGGTGATGTTCGATGACGACGACCCGCTGTTGATCCGGCTCCGAGGTGTGGTGCTCGGCTTCCCCGGGGCGGAGGAATATGTCTCCCACGGCCGGCCGAACTTCCGGGTGAAGAAGAACTTCGCGGTCTTCGGCGGCGGGGAGAAGATCGACGGTGGCCACCGCCGGGTGGATTCCGCGTTGCTGGTGAAGGTCGAGGAGTCCGAGCGCGAGGCCCTGGACCAGGACCCGCGGTTCTTCTCGCCGATGTACTACGGGCCGTTCGGATGGCGCGCACTCGACCTGGCCGATCCCGAGACCGATTGGGACGAGGTGGGCGAGCTGGTGGATGCCTCCTATCGGTTGACGGCGCCGAAGCGGATGATCGCCGAGCTCGACGCGCGATGA
- a CDS encoding glutaminase, protein MRSPIPDYLQEVLAACAPATGAVADYIPELAAADPDRLAICIATPDGAVYTAGDTDVEFTIQSMSKPFVYALAIADLGLKGVLAKVDVEPSGEAFNVISLEEESGRPENPMINAGAILTHSLVRGADDEERFERILEMFSKLAGRELSVDEEVFASEWSTTHRNLAMGHMLKAVGVMEADPVRVVRGYVRQCAIKVTCRDLAVMAATLAGGGVHPVSGERLLSREVTRQALSVMTTCGMYDAAGDWVTTVGIPAKSGVSGGILGALPGQVGLAVFSPRLDVHGHSVRGVEVFGRLSADMGLHMMDVAPQPTAALRQQYADDSRTVYRLQGNLRFAGTETVVRAVSEADVETERVVLDLTRVNSVDDVSRRMLDEVVRRLAIDGVRVELIDPEGVLPQQ, encoded by the coding sequence ATGCGCTCCCCCATCCCGGACTATCTGCAGGAGGTCCTTGCCGCCTGTGCCCCCGCCACCGGAGCGGTGGCGGACTACATTCCCGAGCTCGCCGCGGCCGACCCGGACCGGCTGGCGATCTGCATCGCGACGCCCGACGGCGCGGTCTACACGGCCGGTGACACCGACGTGGAGTTCACCATCCAGTCGATGTCCAAGCCGTTCGTCTATGCCCTGGCGATCGCCGACCTCGGCCTGAAGGGCGTGCTGGCGAAGGTCGACGTGGAGCCCTCCGGCGAGGCGTTCAACGTGATCTCGCTGGAGGAGGAGTCCGGTCGTCCGGAGAACCCGATGATCAACGCCGGCGCGATCCTGACCCACTCACTGGTCCGTGGCGCCGACGACGAGGAGCGCTTCGAGCGGATCCTCGAGATGTTCAGCAAGCTGGCCGGGCGCGAGCTCAGTGTGGACGAGGAGGTCTTCGCCTCCGAGTGGTCGACCACGCACCGCAACCTGGCGATGGGTCACATGCTCAAGGCGGTCGGGGTGATGGAGGCCGATCCGGTCCGCGTGGTGCGCGGCTACGTCCGGCAGTGCGCGATCAAGGTGACCTGCCGCGACCTGGCGGTGATGGCGGCGACGCTGGCGGGTGGCGGCGTACACCCGGTCAGCGGCGAGCGACTGCTCTCCCGCGAGGTGACCCGGCAGGCGCTGAGCGTGATGACCACGTGCGGGATGTATGACGCCGCCGGCGACTGGGTGACCACGGTCGGGATCCCGGCCAAGAGCGGGGTCAGCGGCGGCATCCTCGGCGCGTTGCCCGGCCAGGTCGGGCTCGCGGTCTTCTCGCCCCGCCTGGACGTGCACGGGCACAGCGTGCGCGGCGTCGAGGTCTTCGGGCGGCTCTCGGCCGACATGGGCCTGCACATGATGGACGTGGCCCCGCAGCCGACGGCCGCGCTCCGCCAGCAGTATGCCGATGACTCCCGCACGGTCTATCGGTTGCAGGGCAACCTGCGCTTCGCCGGCACCGAGACGGTGGTCCGCGCAGTCAGCGAGGCCGATGTCGAGACCGAGCGGGTGGTCCTGGACCTGACCCGGGTGAACAGCGTCGACGACGTCTCCCGGCGGATGCTCGACGAGGTGGTACGCCGGCTCGCGATCGACGGTGTCCGGGTCGAGCTGATCGACCCCGAAGGCGTGCTTCCTCAGCAGTGA
- a CDS encoding alpha/beta fold hydrolase, translating to MQIILVPGLWLNGSTWNDVVPLLEAAGHHPVALTLPGMESKDADRASITLADHVASVVAALDAADEPVLLVGHSIGCGIAHAALDARVGKVARILHVGGFPAAEGESLLAGLAGGGDEVPMPDWVEMGEEANIVDFDPDRLEAFYAAAIPAPTRVLTDPVHLGDAARHEVPATLVCPEYSAAQLQEWVDSGDLPEITANRHTTYVDLPGTGETCGHWPQVTQPEALAGVILSAAH from the coding sequence ATGCAGATCATCCTGGTTCCCGGACTCTGGCTCAACGGTTCCACGTGGAACGACGTCGTCCCGCTGCTCGAGGCCGCCGGGCACCATCCGGTGGCGTTGACCCTGCCCGGCATGGAGTCGAAGGACGCCGACCGGGCCTCGATCACCCTGGCCGACCACGTCGCCAGCGTCGTCGCAGCGCTCGATGCAGCCGACGAGCCGGTGCTCCTGGTCGGTCACTCGATCGGCTGCGGCATCGCCCATGCCGCTCTCGACGCGCGAGTTGGCAAGGTCGCGCGCATCCTCCACGTCGGCGGGTTCCCCGCCGCCGAGGGCGAGTCCCTCCTGGCCGGCCTGGCCGGTGGCGGTGACGAGGTGCCGATGCCGGACTGGGTCGAGATGGGCGAGGAGGCCAACATCGTTGACTTCGACCCGGACCGGCTGGAGGCGTTCTATGCGGCCGCGATCCCTGCCCCCACCAGGGTGCTGACCGATCCGGTGCATCTCGGCGATGCCGCCCGGCACGAGGTCCCGGCGACCTTGGTCTGCCCGGAGTACTCCGCGGCGCAACTGCAGGAATGGGTCGACAGCGGGGACCTCCCCGAGATCACGGCGAACCGGCACACGACGTACGTCGACCTCCCCGGCACCGGCGAGACCTGCGGGCACTGGCCCCAGGTCACCCAGCCCGAGGCGCTGGCCGGCGTCATCCTGTCGGCTGCCCACTGA